The Tachypleus tridentatus isolate NWPU-2018 chromosome 5, ASM421037v1, whole genome shotgun sequence genome includes a window with the following:
- the LOC143251094 gene encoding protein BTG2-like has product MRQEIQSATDFLTSLLRLKKSLDSNQLEMFRNNLENMLKRHYQQHWFPDKPFKGSGYRCIRINHKMDPVIAKAGKACGLDEARLREEFPNELSLWIDPREVSYRIGENGSICIIYEGSKLSSESLDSRCNNDKDVSSFPSENGSYHNGSQLFLPNLRKFPRASCKDNIWGNMSLEQLAAYVSS; this is encoded by the coding sequence ATGAGGCAAGAGATTCAAAGTGCTACAGATTTCCTTACGAGTCTTCTTCGACTTAAGAAATCACTTGATTCCAACCAACTTGAAATGTTCCGTAACAATTTAGAAAATATGCTTAAACGTCACTATCAACAACATTGGTTTCCAGATAAGCCTTTCAAAGGCTCTGGATATCGCTGCATTAGAATCAATCACAAAATGGATCCTGTTATTGCGAAGGCCGGAAAAGCTTGTGGGCTTGATGAAGCTAGACTTCGTGAAGAGTTTCCCAATGAGCTGTCTCTGTGGATCGATCCTCGTGAAGTGTCTTACAGAATTGGTGAAAATGGTAGCATTTGTATCATCTACGAGGGAAGTAAGCTGTCTTCAGAATCTTTGGATTCTAGGTGTAATAATGATAAAGATGTGAGTAGTTTTCCAAGTGAAAATGGGTCGTACCACAATGGAAGTCAGCTGTTCCTTCCTAATTTGAGAAAATTCCCAAGAGCTAGTTGTAAAGATAACATATGGGGTAATATGAGCTTGGAGCAGCTGGCAGCGTATGTTTCCAGTTAA